One Drosophila willistoni isolate 14030-0811.24 chromosome 2R unlocalized genomic scaffold, UCI_dwil_1.1 Seg167, whole genome shotgun sequence DNA segment encodes these proteins:
- the LOC6643809 gene encoding replication protein A 32 kDa subunit yields MNDSFGDFNATQTAGAASEQKGEGILPMLIKQILLLPEGNIELFGMHYAMTTVVAIVRNIETSSTKITYTLEDHTGRLDAHYWLEEGDAHKAPDVMLNNYVRVYGTTRSQGGQKTLMVFKALPVLDPNEVTTHLLEVLNARYKAEAYQEKGGSSGHQNSTMPDFSASQSNALVNGLDAKQQAVFQAIKSNVSEEGIGRKELKGKFSHISDSELNNILEFMISEGHIYSSIDADHFICTM; encoded by the exons GGAATCCTCCCCATGCTAATAAAGCAGATTCTCCTTCTGCCCGAGGGCAATATCGAGCTATTTGGCATGCACTATGCCATGACCACAGTGGTTGCAATTGTGCGCAATATTGAGACATCCTCGACCAAGATAACCTACACGCTGGAGGATCACACTGGACGTCTTGATGCCCATTATTGGCTGGAGGAAGGTGATGCTCATAAAGCTCCCGATGTCATGCTGAATAACTATGTTCGCGTCTATGGCACAACACGATCCCAGGGGGGCCAAAAGACACTAATGGTGTTCAAAGCATTGCCCGTGCTAGATCCCAATGAGGTTACCACACATCTTCTTGAGGTGCTAAATGCCCGCTACAAGGCAGAGGCCTATCAAGAGAAGGGTGGTTCGTCAGGTCATCAGAATTCCACAATGCCCGATTTCAGTGCCAGCCAAAGTAATGCCCTGGTCAACGGTTTGGATGCCAAGCAACAGGCCGTATTCCAGGCCATTAAGAGTAACGTCTCCGAGGAGGGCATTGGTCGTAAGGAGTTAAAGGGCAAATTCTCTCACATCAGCGATTCGGAATTGAA CAACATTCTGGAATTCATGATCTCGGAAGGCCATATTTATTCAAGCATAGATGCTGATCACTTCATCTGTACCATGTAA